One Rattus norvegicus strain BN/NHsdMcwi chromosome 18, GRCr8, whole genome shotgun sequence DNA segment encodes these proteins:
- the C18h18orf54 gene encoding lung adenoma susceptibility protein 2 homolog isoform X2: MDSISLTTDDLLRLPADGCFSFSHVTSDHRQKKKSKKYIGRQDSLDIKDSPSFYAPKSKDNTLPPYVYTNINGKKCGRPRTPKPIHRKSKCVSESSLSFPRESSLKDCSERSLEKNYPRWLTSQKSDLSVSGVTSIPDFKYPIWLHNQDLLPDANTPRVYKLFHEDAYRPIHSYQTQRTTQPLNKVDCLEYSFEPSNFTDSFSEYKGLVNEFKCQCDNPLLPGQFQKPFCGDKIELLILKAKKNLKQSTEDLAKPVEKDDSPCSLDKLEAERTWENVPVTFVILCSLGWPSTLSPPPPAREGPGFLWLVSQLDTLMPTLTVIFISYFLALIVVKSPVPVKADDSPQQNSRTKCLEDFLNDCNQSSTLSGGKHHGPVEALKQMLFNLQAVQESFDQNKSTEPEERRKQVSEDDFSKLQMKENMIPITRSLHKALQHLSRLRDLVDDTSGRQSPKM; the protein is encoded by the exons ATGGACTCCATTAGCCTAACAACCGATGATTTGTTAAGACTTCCAGCAGATGGATGCTTTTCCTTCTCTCATGTTACATCTGATCACcgacaaaagaagaaaagcaagaaatacATTGGAAGACAGGATTCACTGGACATTAAAGATAGTCCGAGTTTTTATGCTCCCAAGAGCAAGGATAATACACTTCCTCcttatgtatatacaaatataaatggaaagaaatgtggTAGGCCCAGAACCCCAAAACCTATTCATAGAAAAAGTAAATGTGTTTCGGAATCATCTTTATCTTTCCCTAGAGAATCATCTCTCAAGGACTGTTCAGAGCGCAGTCTTGAAAAGAATTATCCAAGATGGCTCACTAGCCAGAAATCTGACCTTAGTGTCTCAGGGGTAACTAGTATACCTGATTTTAAGTATCCAATTTGGCTCCATAATCAAGACTTGCTACCTGATGCAAATACTCCAAGGGTGTATAAATTATTTCATGAAGATGCATATCGCCCTATACATAGTTACCAAACACAAAGAACAACTCAGCCTTTAAATAAAGTAGATTGTCTTGAGTACTCTTTTGAGCCTTCAAACTTTACAGATTCCTTTAGTGAGTATAAAGGATTAGTTAATGAATTTAAATGTCAGTGTGACAATCCACTTCTCCCAGGACAGTTCCAAAAGCCATTCTGtg gtgACAAAATTGAATTGCTCATCCTAAAGGCTAAGAAGAATCTCAAACAGTCTACTGAAGACTTAGCGAAGCCTGTGGAAAAGGACGACAGTCCTTGCTCCTTAGATAAACTTGAAGCAGAGCGAACCTGGGAAAATGTCCCTGTTACTTT tgtcatactctgtagccttggctggccttcaactcttaGTCCTCCTCCGCCAGCCCGGGAAGGACCTGGATTCCTTTGGCTTGTTTCTCAGTTGGATACTTTGATGCCAACGCTGACTGTCATCTTCATTTCTTACTTTCTTGCTTTGATAGTAGT CAAATCTCCTGTCCCTGTTAAAGCTGATGACAGTCCTCAACAAAATTCCAGGACAAAGTGTCTTGAGGACTTTTTAAATGATTGTAATCAG AGCTCGACTTTATCTGGAGGCAAACATCATGGTCCTGTGGAGGCCTTGAAACAGATGTTGTTTAACCTTCAAGCAGTACAAGAAAGTTTTGATCAGAACAAGAGTACAGAgccagaagaaaggaggaaacaa GTGTCAGAGGATGATTTTTCTAAACTGCAGATGAAGGAAAACATGATTCCTATTACTAGGTCTCTTCACAA gGCCTTACAACATTTATCTCGCCTGAGAGACCTGGTCGATGATACCAGTGGGAGACAGTCACCAAAGATGTGA
- the C18h18orf54 gene encoding lung adenoma susceptibility protein 2 homolog isoform 2 precursor (isoform 2 precursor is encoded by transcript variant 2), whose translation MAKLNTKHRVCSRESSISSLLASCSLSGSSGCSSDGSFQYKDQLYSSASEALQAYIDDFDLSRGHPGANTDKVNIDGEVGNGPHFSSCVLTPNNALANLDDKRHFNPLYYRRETINDMDSISLTTDDLLRLPADGCFSFSHVTSDHRQKKKSKKYIGRQDSLDIKDSPSFYAPKSKDNTLPPYVYTNINGKKCGDKIELLILKAKKNLKQSTEDLAKPVEKDDSPCSLDKLEAERTWENVPVTFKSPVPVKADDSPQQNSRTKCLEDFLNDCNQSSTLSGGKHHGPVEALKQMLFNLQAVQESFDQNKSTEPEERRKQVSEDDFSKLQMKENMIPITRSLHKALQHLSRLRDLVDDTSGRQSPKM comes from the exons ATGGCGAAATTAAACACAAAGCACAGAGTTTGTTCTCGGGAATCTTCAATATCTTCCCTCCTGGCAAGCTGCAGCCTAAGTGGGAGTAGTGGCTGCAGTTCCGACGGCTCGTTTCAGTACAAGGACCAACTGTACAGCTCTGCTTCTGAGGCACTGCAGGCCTACATTGATGATTTCGACCTAAGCAGAGGACATCCTGGTGCAAACACTGACAAAGTGAACATTGATGGTGAGGTTGGTAACGGGCCACACTTTTCCAGCTGTGTGCTTACACCAAACAATG CGTTGGCAAATCTTGATGACAAACGGCACTTTAACCCCTTATACTACAGAAGAGAGACTATTAATGACATGGACTCCATTAGCCTAACAACCGATGATTTGTTAAGACTTCCAGCAGATGGATGCTTTTCCTTCTCTCATGTTACATCTGATCACcgacaaaagaagaaaagcaagaaatacATTGGAAGACAGGATTCACTGGACATTAAAGATAGTCCGAGTTTTTATGCTCCCAAGAGCAAGGATAATACACTTCCTCcttatgtatatacaaatataaatggaaagaaatgtg gtgACAAAATTGAATTGCTCATCCTAAAGGCTAAGAAGAATCTCAAACAGTCTACTGAAGACTTAGCGAAGCCTGTGGAAAAGGACGACAGTCCTTGCTCCTTAGATAAACTTGAAGCAGAGCGAACCTGGGAAAATGTCCCTGTTACTTT CAAATCTCCTGTCCCTGTTAAAGCTGATGACAGTCCTCAACAAAATTCCAGGACAAAGTGTCTTGAGGACTTTTTAAATGATTGTAATCAG AGCTCGACTTTATCTGGAGGCAAACATCATGGTCCTGTGGAGGCCTTGAAACAGATGTTGTTTAACCTTCAAGCAGTACAAGAAAGTTTTGATCAGAACAAGAGTACAGAgccagaagaaaggaggaaacaa GTGTCAGAGGATGATTTTTCTAAACTGCAGATGAAGGAAAACATGATTCCTATTACTAGGTCTCTTCACAA gGCCTTACAACATTTATCTCGCCTGAGAGACCTGGTCGATGATACCAGTGGGAGACAGTCACCAAAGATGTGA
- the C18h18orf54 gene encoding lung adenoma susceptibility protein 2 homolog isoform 1 precursor (isoform 1 precursor is encoded by transcript variant 1), whose protein sequence is MAKLNTKHRVCSRESSISSLLASCSLSGSSGCSSDGSFQYKDQLYSSASEALQAYIDDFDLSRGHPGANTDKVNIDGEVGNGPHFSSCVLTPNNALANLDDKRHFNPLYYRRETINDMDSISLTTDDLLRLPADGCFSFSHVTSDHRQKKKSKKYIGRQDSLDIKDSPSFYAPKSKDNTLPPYVYTNINGKKCGRPRTPKPIHRKSKCVSESSLSFPRESSLKDCSERSLEKNYPRWLTSQKSDLSVSGVTSIPDFKYPIWLHNQDLLPDANTPRVYKLFHEDAYRPIHSYQTQRTTQPLNKVDCLEYSFEPSNFTDSFSEYKGLVNEFKCQCDNPLLPGQFQKPFCGDKIELLILKAKKNLKQSTEDLAKPVEKDDSPCSLDKLEAERTWENVPVTFKSPVPVKADDSPQQNSRTKCLEDFLNDCNQSSTLSGGKHHGPVEALKQMLFNLQAVQESFDQNKSTEPEERRKQVSEDDFSKLQMKENMIPITRSLHKALQHLSRLRDLVDDTSGRQSPKM, encoded by the exons ATGGCGAAATTAAACACAAAGCACAGAGTTTGTTCTCGGGAATCTTCAATATCTTCCCTCCTGGCAAGCTGCAGCCTAAGTGGGAGTAGTGGCTGCAGTTCCGACGGCTCGTTTCAGTACAAGGACCAACTGTACAGCTCTGCTTCTGAGGCACTGCAGGCCTACATTGATGATTTCGACCTAAGCAGAGGACATCCTGGTGCAAACACTGACAAAGTGAACATTGATGGTGAGGTTGGTAACGGGCCACACTTTTCCAGCTGTGTGCTTACACCAAACAATG CGTTGGCAAATCTTGATGACAAACGGCACTTTAACCCCTTATACTACAGAAGAGAGACTATTAATGACATGGACTCCATTAGCCTAACAACCGATGATTTGTTAAGACTTCCAGCAGATGGATGCTTTTCCTTCTCTCATGTTACATCTGATCACcgacaaaagaagaaaagcaagaaatacATTGGAAGACAGGATTCACTGGACATTAAAGATAGTCCGAGTTTTTATGCTCCCAAGAGCAAGGATAATACACTTCCTCcttatgtatatacaaatataaatggaaagaaatgtggTAGGCCCAGAACCCCAAAACCTATTCATAGAAAAAGTAAATGTGTTTCGGAATCATCTTTATCTTTCCCTAGAGAATCATCTCTCAAGGACTGTTCAGAGCGCAGTCTTGAAAAGAATTATCCAAGATGGCTCACTAGCCAGAAATCTGACCTTAGTGTCTCAGGGGTAACTAGTATACCTGATTTTAAGTATCCAATTTGGCTCCATAATCAAGACTTGCTACCTGATGCAAATACTCCAAGGGTGTATAAATTATTTCATGAAGATGCATATCGCCCTATACATAGTTACCAAACACAAAGAACAACTCAGCCTTTAAATAAAGTAGATTGTCTTGAGTACTCTTTTGAGCCTTCAAACTTTACAGATTCCTTTAGTGAGTATAAAGGATTAGTTAATGAATTTAAATGTCAGTGTGACAATCCACTTCTCCCAGGACAGTTCCAAAAGCCATTCTGtg gtgACAAAATTGAATTGCTCATCCTAAAGGCTAAGAAGAATCTCAAACAGTCTACTGAAGACTTAGCGAAGCCTGTGGAAAAGGACGACAGTCCTTGCTCCTTAGATAAACTTGAAGCAGAGCGAACCTGGGAAAATGTCCCTGTTACTTT CAAATCTCCTGTCCCTGTTAAAGCTGATGACAGTCCTCAACAAAATTCCAGGACAAAGTGTCTTGAGGACTTTTTAAATGATTGTAATCAG AGCTCGACTTTATCTGGAGGCAAACATCATGGTCCTGTGGAGGCCTTGAAACAGATGTTGTTTAACCTTCAAGCAGTACAAGAAAGTTTTGATCAGAACAAGAGTACAGAgccagaagaaaggaggaaacaa GTGTCAGAGGATGATTTTTCTAAACTGCAGATGAAGGAAAACATGATTCCTATTACTAGGTCTCTTCACAA gGCCTTACAACATTTATCTCGCCTGAGAGACCTGGTCGATGATACCAGTGGGAGACAGTCACCAAAGATGTGA
- the C18h18orf54 gene encoding lung adenoma susceptibility protein 2 homolog isoform X1 gives MAKLNTKHRVCSRESSISSLLASCSLSGSSGCSSDGSFQYKDQLYSSASEALQAYIDDFDLSRGHPGANTDKVNIDGEVGNGPHFSSCVLTPNNALANLDDKRHFNPLYYRRETINDMDSISLTTDDLLRLPADGCFSFSHVTSDHRQKKKSKKYIGRQDSLDIKDSPSFYAPKSKDNTLPPYVYTNINGKKCGRPRTPKPIHRKSKCVSESSLSFPRESSLKDCSERSLEKNYPRWLTSQKSDLSVSGVTSIPDFKYPIWLHNQDLLPDANTPRVYKLFHEDAYRPIHSYQTQRTTQPLNKVDCLEYSFEPSNFTDSFSEYKGLVNEFKCQCDNPLLPGQFQKPFCGDKIELLILKAKKNLKQSTEDLAKPVEKDDSPCSLDKLEAERTWENVPVTFVILCSLGWPSTLSPPPPAREGPGFLWLVSQLDTLMPTLTVIFISYFLALIVVKSPVPVKADDSPQQNSRTKCLEDFLNDCNQSSTLSGGKHHGPVEALKQMLFNLQAVQESFDQNKSTEPEERRKQVSEDDFSKLQMKENMIPITRSLHKALQHLSRLRDLVDDTSGRQSPKM, from the exons ATGGCGAAATTAAACACAAAGCACAGAGTTTGTTCTCGGGAATCTTCAATATCTTCCCTCCTGGCAAGCTGCAGCCTAAGTGGGAGTAGTGGCTGCAGTTCCGACGGCTCGTTTCAGTACAAGGACCAACTGTACAGCTCTGCTTCTGAGGCACTGCAGGCCTACATTGATGATTTCGACCTAAGCAGAGGACATCCTGGTGCAAACACTGACAAAGTGAACATTGATGGTGAGGTTGGTAACGGGCCACACTTTTCCAGCTGTGTGCTTACACCAAACAATG CGTTGGCAAATCTTGATGACAAACGGCACTTTAACCCCTTATACTACAGAAGAGAGACTATTAATGACATGGACTCCATTAGCCTAACAACCGATGATTTGTTAAGACTTCCAGCAGATGGATGCTTTTCCTTCTCTCATGTTACATCTGATCACcgacaaaagaagaaaagcaagaaatacATTGGAAGACAGGATTCACTGGACATTAAAGATAGTCCGAGTTTTTATGCTCCCAAGAGCAAGGATAATACACTTCCTCcttatgtatatacaaatataaatggaaagaaatgtggTAGGCCCAGAACCCCAAAACCTATTCATAGAAAAAGTAAATGTGTTTCGGAATCATCTTTATCTTTCCCTAGAGAATCATCTCTCAAGGACTGTTCAGAGCGCAGTCTTGAAAAGAATTATCCAAGATGGCTCACTAGCCAGAAATCTGACCTTAGTGTCTCAGGGGTAACTAGTATACCTGATTTTAAGTATCCAATTTGGCTCCATAATCAAGACTTGCTACCTGATGCAAATACTCCAAGGGTGTATAAATTATTTCATGAAGATGCATATCGCCCTATACATAGTTACCAAACACAAAGAACAACTCAGCCTTTAAATAAAGTAGATTGTCTTGAGTACTCTTTTGAGCCTTCAAACTTTACAGATTCCTTTAGTGAGTATAAAGGATTAGTTAATGAATTTAAATGTCAGTGTGACAATCCACTTCTCCCAGGACAGTTCCAAAAGCCATTCTGtg gtgACAAAATTGAATTGCTCATCCTAAAGGCTAAGAAGAATCTCAAACAGTCTACTGAAGACTTAGCGAAGCCTGTGGAAAAGGACGACAGTCCTTGCTCCTTAGATAAACTTGAAGCAGAGCGAACCTGGGAAAATGTCCCTGTTACTTT tgtcatactctgtagccttggctggccttcaactcttaGTCCTCCTCCGCCAGCCCGGGAAGGACCTGGATTCCTTTGGCTTGTTTCTCAGTTGGATACTTTGATGCCAACGCTGACTGTCATCTTCATTTCTTACTTTCTTGCTTTGATAGTAGT CAAATCTCCTGTCCCTGTTAAAGCTGATGACAGTCCTCAACAAAATTCCAGGACAAAGTGTCTTGAGGACTTTTTAAATGATTGTAATCAG AGCTCGACTTTATCTGGAGGCAAACATCATGGTCCTGTGGAGGCCTTGAAACAGATGTTGTTTAACCTTCAAGCAGTACAAGAAAGTTTTGATCAGAACAAGAGTACAGAgccagaagaaaggaggaaacaa GTGTCAGAGGATGATTTTTCTAAACTGCAGATGAAGGAAAACATGATTCCTATTACTAGGTCTCTTCACAA gGCCTTACAACATTTATCTCGCCTGAGAGACCTGGTCGATGATACCAGTGGGAGACAGTCACCAAAGATGTGA
- the C18h18orf54 gene encoding lung adenoma susceptibility protein 2 homolog isoform X3, which produces MAKLNTKHRVCSRESSISSLLASCSLSGSSGCSSDGSFQYKDQLYSSASEALQAYIDDFDLSRGHPGANTDKVNIDGEVGNGPHFSSCVLTPNNALANLDDKRHFNPLYYRRETINDMDSISLTTDDLLRLPADGCFSFSHVTSDHRQKKKSKKYIGRQDSLDIKDSPSFYAPKSKDNTLPPYVYTNINGKKCGRPRTPKPIHRKSKCVSESSLSFPRESSLKDCSERSLEKNYPRWLTSQKSDLSVSGVTSIPDFKYPIWLHNQDLLPDANTPRVYKLFHEDAYRPIHSYQTQRTTQPLNKVDCLEYSFEPSNFTDSFSEYKGLVNEFKCQCDNPLLPGQFQKPFCGDKIELLILKAKKNLKQSTEDLAKPVEKDDSPCSLDKLEAERTWENVPVTL; this is translated from the exons ATGGCGAAATTAAACACAAAGCACAGAGTTTGTTCTCGGGAATCTTCAATATCTTCCCTCCTGGCAAGCTGCAGCCTAAGTGGGAGTAGTGGCTGCAGTTCCGACGGCTCGTTTCAGTACAAGGACCAACTGTACAGCTCTGCTTCTGAGGCACTGCAGGCCTACATTGATGATTTCGACCTAAGCAGAGGACATCCTGGTGCAAACACTGACAAAGTGAACATTGATGGTGAGGTTGGTAACGGGCCACACTTTTCCAGCTGTGTGCTTACACCAAACAATG CGTTGGCAAATCTTGATGACAAACGGCACTTTAACCCCTTATACTACAGAAGAGAGACTATTAATGACATGGACTCCATTAGCCTAACAACCGATGATTTGTTAAGACTTCCAGCAGATGGATGCTTTTCCTTCTCTCATGTTACATCTGATCACcgacaaaagaagaaaagcaagaaatacATTGGAAGACAGGATTCACTGGACATTAAAGATAGTCCGAGTTTTTATGCTCCCAAGAGCAAGGATAATACACTTCCTCcttatgtatatacaaatataaatggaaagaaatgtggTAGGCCCAGAACCCCAAAACCTATTCATAGAAAAAGTAAATGTGTTTCGGAATCATCTTTATCTTTCCCTAGAGAATCATCTCTCAAGGACTGTTCAGAGCGCAGTCTTGAAAAGAATTATCCAAGATGGCTCACTAGCCAGAAATCTGACCTTAGTGTCTCAGGGGTAACTAGTATACCTGATTTTAAGTATCCAATTTGGCTCCATAATCAAGACTTGCTACCTGATGCAAATACTCCAAGGGTGTATAAATTATTTCATGAAGATGCATATCGCCCTATACATAGTTACCAAACACAAAGAACAACTCAGCCTTTAAATAAAGTAGATTGTCTTGAGTACTCTTTTGAGCCTTCAAACTTTACAGATTCCTTTAGTGAGTATAAAGGATTAGTTAATGAATTTAAATGTCAGTGTGACAATCCACTTCTCCCAGGACAGTTCCAAAAGCCATTCTGtg gtgACAAAATTGAATTGCTCATCCTAAAGGCTAAGAAGAATCTCAAACAGTCTACTGAAGACTTAGCGAAGCCTGTGGAAAAGGACGACAGTCCTTGCTCCTTAGATAAACTTGAAGCAGAGCGAACCTGGGAAAATGTCCCTGTTACTTTGTAA